In a genomic window of Nostoc sp. UHCC 0870:
- the lptC gene encoding LPS export ABC transporter periplasmic protein LptC has protein sequence MQYKQEHSKTSTNLNQQGGISKTSPPFSLLKSHWYYLPLTICLMLGLVACGVKSPINNQANTSDSSRQDSNLTFFDVTLEQADEVGRPVWRVKAKQAQYTKEKQIGEAQSPFGELYQDGKVVYQVKAEKADIEQDGKQLFLKGKIVATDPANGIILRGNELEWRPQEDLLIVRNQINGSHKQLQAVAQEARVKTREQRMEFSGGVVATSADPQVKMRTEHLIWQIKAETLISDRPIQIDRYKNNQISDRGKGNSAEVNLKTKIATLAKNAQLESLNPPVQITSNSLTWNMNGETVSTNTPVRVFHKAENLTVTANQGEMKIPQKIVYLIGKVNAIGQRRQTLNAQRMTWYLDKKLLEAQGNVTYQQVDPPVNFKGETAVGNLQTENIIVKGGGSGNRVVTEIIPNMRE, from the coding sequence TTGGTATTACCTACCTTTAACTATTTGTTTAATGCTTGGTTTAGTCGCTTGTGGAGTTAAATCTCCTATAAATAATCAAGCAAATACTTCTGATTCATCAAGACAAGATAGCAATTTGACTTTCTTTGATGTCACCCTCGAACAAGCAGATGAAGTAGGAAGACCAGTCTGGAGAGTCAAAGCTAAACAAGCACAATACACCAAAGAAAAACAAATTGGTGAAGCGCAAAGTCCCTTTGGAGAACTATATCAAGATGGCAAAGTAGTTTACCAAGTCAAAGCCGAAAAAGCAGACATTGAACAGGATGGTAAACAACTATTTCTCAAAGGAAAAATAGTAGCTACAGATCCTGCAAACGGGATTATTTTGCGGGGGAATGAATTGGAATGGCGACCTCAAGAAGATTTATTAATTGTCCGTAACCAAATTAATGGTAGTCATAAACAACTTCAGGCTGTAGCGCAGGAAGCAAGAGTAAAAACCCGCGAACAACGCATGGAATTTTCGGGAGGTGTAGTAGCAACCTCCGCCGATCCCCAAGTGAAAATGCGAACTGAGCATTTAATTTGGCAGATTAAAGCAGAAACATTAATCAGCGATCGCCCCATTCAAATTGACCGTTACAAAAATAATCAAATTAGCGATCGCGGTAAGGGTAATTCCGCCGAAGTCAATTTAAAAACTAAGATTGCCACACTAGCAAAAAATGCTCAATTAGAGTCATTAAATCCCCCAGTCCAAATCACTAGTAACTCCTTGACTTGGAACATGAACGGGGAAACTGTCAGCACAAATACACCTGTACGTGTGTTTCACAAAGCAGAAAACTTAACTGTGACTGCTAACCAAGGTGAAATGAAAATCCCTCAGAAAATAGTTTATTTAATAGGCAAAGTCAACGCTATTGGGCAGCGTCGTCAGACCTTGAATGCTCAAAGAATGACTTGGTATCTAGACAAAAAATTATTAGAAGCCCAAGGAAATGTAACTTATCAGCAAGTTGATCCCCCCGTAAATTTCAAGGGGGAAACGGCTGTCGGTAATCTGCAAACCGAAAATATTATTGTTAAAGGGGGCGGTTCTGGGAACAGGGTGGTGACAGAGATTATTCCTAATATGAGGGAGTAG
- a CDS encoding D-alanyl-D-alanine carboxypeptidase, translated as MLELLGSGLVSLWLEMAGVQIKPSDALDALTWQSSPGLVIAPDPNPAGANTVKQYLQGLLKSKLIAQNLTQSQGIWMQSGPVLMADHQGTTPLPAASLTKIATSLVALKTLGSNHQFDTMISATGPVVKGVLQGDLVITGGGDPMFVWEEAIALGNTLNKMGIKQVKGNLVITGNFAMNFQRHPLLAGQMLKQSLNSKTWTRPANYIHSIMPKGTPKPQLVIAGQVKFAPQPNPQQTLLVRHRSLPLKQLIKEMNVYSNNEMAQMLAESVGGHTVVQVKAAKMANVPEAEIQLINGSGLGQENRISPRAACAMLMAIQQAAAADQLNLADLFPTSGFDHRGTMQYRRLPAATVMKTGTLRDVSALAGVVPTRDRGLVWFAIINRGSQITAFRQQQDKLLQSLVQQLQIPPSVPNALTPHTAKSLPELGNTKRNEIVFRS; from the coding sequence ATGCTGGAATTGTTGGGTTCAGGTTTGGTATCTCTCTGGCTGGAGATGGCTGGAGTTCAAATCAAGCCGTCAGATGCCTTAGATGCACTAACTTGGCAAAGTAGTCCTGGCTTAGTGATTGCACCCGATCCCAATCCAGCAGGGGCTAATACTGTTAAACAATATCTCCAAGGGCTATTAAAATCTAAGTTAATCGCGCAAAATCTCACTCAAAGTCAGGGAATTTGGATGCAGTCAGGGCCTGTGCTGATGGCTGATCATCAGGGTACAACACCTTTACCTGCGGCTTCTCTCACCAAGATTGCAACTTCGTTGGTGGCTTTGAAAACTTTGGGTTCTAACCACCAATTCGATACCATGATCAGTGCTACAGGGCCAGTAGTAAAGGGCGTTTTACAAGGAGATTTAGTCATTACTGGTGGTGGCGACCCGATGTTTGTTTGGGAGGAAGCGATCGCTTTGGGTAATACTCTCAACAAAATGGGGATCAAGCAAGTCAAGGGAAATTTAGTGATTACTGGCAATTTCGCCATGAATTTCCAACGCCATCCCCTGTTAGCTGGACAAATGCTCAAGCAATCTCTCAATTCCAAAACTTGGACTCGTCCAGCAAATTACATTCATTCCATCATGCCCAAGGGTACACCTAAACCCCAGCTTGTGATTGCAGGTCAAGTCAAATTTGCACCCCAGCCTAACCCCCAACAGACTTTACTAGTGCGTCACCGTTCTCTACCTCTGAAGCAATTAATCAAGGAGATGAACGTTTACAGCAACAACGAAATGGCGCAGATGCTGGCAGAATCGGTAGGTGGACATACAGTAGTCCAGGTAAAAGCCGCAAAAATGGCTAATGTGCCAGAGGCAGAAATTCAGTTAATTAATGGTTCAGGACTGGGACAAGAAAATCGCATTTCTCCTAGGGCTGCTTGTGCGATGCTAATGGCAATTCAGCAAGCTGCTGCTGCTGACCAACTCAACTTGGCTGATTTGTTTCCCACCTCTGGATTCGATCACCGAGGGACAATGCAGTATCGGCGTTTACCGGCTGCAACTGTGATGAAAACTGGGACTTTACGAGATGTCAGTGCTTTAGCTGGGGTTGTCCCAACACGCGATCGCGGTTTAGTTTGGTTTGCCATTATTAACCGTGGTTCGCAAATCACAGCTTTCCGCCAACAACAAGACAAACTCTTGCAAAGTCTGGTACAGCAGTTACAAATCCCTCCCAGCGTTCCTAATGCCCTCACGCCACATACAGCTAAATCATTACCAGAACTAGGTAATACTAAGCGCAATGAAATTGTGTTTAGAAGTTAG
- a CDS encoding LOG family protein translates to MTSSASFDTFESLQADIAGLIDRLPTLKHQQLIQQALATIIRLADSDIDRLDWKILSASLADMERGFELFYDYRHVRKVTIFGSARLSSATPEYQMALQFGRAITKLGFMVMTGGGGGIMEAGHEGAGRENSFGLNIQLPFEQEANPIIEGDPKLIHFKYFFTRKLFLLKESDAVALFPGGFGTQDEAFECMTLSQTGKFGPVPVVLIDHPGGDYWQSWSQYINEHLVKEGLVSPEDPSLYTVTDNLEVACDAITRFYQVYHSSRYVGDQLVIRLMQELSDAEVEYLNDQFSDIIVKGRIEKSPTLPQENQDETFDLPRIVLYFNQRDLGRLYQMIAAINQMGMPASKEQLHPEKK, encoded by the coding sequence ATGACTTCATCTGCGTCGTTTGACACATTCGAGTCTCTCCAAGCGGATATCGCTGGATTAATTGATCGCTTACCGACTTTAAAGCATCAGCAACTCATTCAGCAGGCTTTAGCTACCATCATTCGCCTAGCTGATAGTGATATTGATCGCCTCGATTGGAAGATATTATCTGCTTCTCTAGCAGATATGGAGCGAGGCTTTGAGCTATTTTATGACTATCGACACGTCCGCAAAGTCACTATTTTTGGGTCGGCTCGTCTCTCTTCAGCAACCCCAGAGTACCAAATGGCTTTACAATTTGGGCGTGCTATCACCAAGTTGGGCTTTATGGTCATGACTGGTGGCGGTGGTGGAATTATGGAAGCTGGTCATGAAGGTGCGGGACGAGAAAATTCTTTTGGCTTAAATATTCAGTTACCTTTTGAACAGGAAGCTAACCCAATTATTGAGGGCGATCCTAAACTGATTCATTTTAAATATTTCTTTACCCGCAAATTATTTCTCCTCAAAGAAAGTGATGCTGTCGCCTTATTCCCTGGCGGCTTTGGTACTCAAGATGAAGCTTTTGAGTGTATGACGTTGAGCCAAACGGGTAAATTTGGCCCTGTACCCGTGGTTTTAATCGACCACCCCGGCGGTGATTATTGGCAATCTTGGAGTCAGTACATTAATGAGCATTTGGTAAAAGAAGGTCTGGTCAGTCCTGAAGATCCCAGTCTTTACACTGTCACCGATAACTTGGAAGTAGCTTGTGATGCTATTACCCGTTTTTACCAGGTTTATCACTCTAGTCGCTATGTAGGTGATCAGTTGGTAATTCGCCTAATGCAAGAATTATCAGATGCAGAAGTTGAATATCTCAATGATCAATTTAGTGACATTATTGTGAAAGGGCGAATTGAAAAAAGTCCGACGTTACCCCAAGAAAATCAGGACGAAACTTTTGACCTACCACGGATAGTTTTATACTTTAATCAACGAGATTTAGGACGCTTATATCAAATGATTGCGGCAATTAACCAGATGGGAATGCCTGCTTCAAAAGAGCAATTGCATCCAGAAAAAAAATAG
- the trxA gene encoding thioredoxin, whose translation MSAAAQVTDSTFKQEVLDSDVPVLVDFWAPWCGPCRMVAPVVEEIASQYEGQIKVVKVNTDENPQVASQYGIRSIPTLMIFKDGQKVDMVVGAVPKTTLANTLEKYL comes from the coding sequence ATGTCAGCAGCCGCACAAGTTACAGATTCTACTTTTAAGCAAGAGGTACTCGACAGCGATGTACCTGTTTTAGTTGATTTTTGGGCCCCTTGGTGTGGGCCTTGCAGAATGGTCGCACCTGTCGTTGAGGAAATCGCATCTCAGTACGAAGGTCAAATAAAAGTTGTGAAAGTCAACACGGATGAAAATCCCCAAGTTGCCAGTCAGTACGGTATCCGCAGTATCCCCACCCTGATGATCTTTAAAGATGGGCAAAAGGTTGACATGGTAGTTGGTGCAGTACCTAAAACTACATTAGCTAACACTTTAGAAAAGTATCTTTGA
- a CDS encoding GuaB3 family IMP dehydrogenase-related protein: MEIQLGRGKTARRAYGIDEIALAPGNRTLDPSLADTRWKIGNIEREIPIIASAMDGVVDVGMAVKLSQLGALGVLNLEGIQTRYLDPNPILDRIASVGKDEFVSLMQELYAEPIKPELIEKRIQEIKQQGGIAAVSATPVGASKYGEVVAKAGADLFFIQATVVSTAHLSPETITPLDLAEFCRSMPIPVILGNCVTYEVTLNLLKAGAAAVLVGIGPGAACTSRGVLGVGVPQATAIADCAAARDEYFQETGNYIPIIADGGLITGGDICKCIACGADGVMIGSPFARAAEAPGRGYHWGMATPSPILPRGTRIRVGTTGSLEQILIGPAGLDDGTHNLLGALKTSMGTLGAKNLKEMQQVEVVIAPSLLTEGKVYQKAQQLGMGK, encoded by the coding sequence GTGGAAATTCAACTTGGGCGGGGAAAGACAGCTCGCAGAGCCTATGGCATTGATGAAATTGCTCTAGCCCCTGGTAACAGAACACTCGATCCGAGTTTAGCCGATACTCGGTGGAAAATCGGTAATATTGAGCGAGAAATCCCCATCATTGCCAGTGCAATGGATGGTGTTGTCGATGTGGGCATGGCTGTAAAGTTGTCACAGTTGGGCGCATTGGGTGTACTCAACCTAGAGGGTATCCAAACTCGCTATCTTGACCCAAATCCAATTTTGGATCGGATTGCATCGGTAGGGAAGGATGAATTTGTCTCTTTGATGCAAGAACTTTATGCCGAACCAATTAAGCCAGAATTAATCGAAAAACGTATTCAGGAAATTAAACAACAAGGTGGTATCGCCGCAGTTAGTGCTACTCCAGTAGGTGCTAGCAAATACGGTGAAGTGGTAGCAAAAGCCGGGGCAGATTTATTTTTTATCCAAGCTACAGTGGTTTCCACTGCTCACTTATCCCCAGAGACTATTACACCCCTTGATTTAGCAGAATTTTGCCGTTCTATGCCCATCCCCGTAATTTTGGGCAATTGCGTGACTTATGAAGTCACTTTGAACTTATTAAAAGCTGGGGCTGCTGCCGTATTAGTAGGGATTGGCCCTGGTGCAGCTTGTACATCTCGTGGTGTGCTGGGTGTGGGTGTACCCCAAGCCACTGCGATCGCTGATTGCGCCGCCGCCCGCGATGAATACTTCCAAGAAACTGGTAATTATATCCCCATCATTGCTGATGGTGGTTTAATCACCGGTGGCGACATCTGTAAATGTATTGCCTGTGGCGCAGATGGTGTGATGATCGGTTCACCCTTTGCAAGAGCCGCAGAAGCCCCAGGAAGGGGCTATCACTGGGGTATGGCGACTCCTAGCCCAATATTGCCCCGTGGGACGCGAATTCGCGTTGGTACGACCGGTAGTTTAGAGCAAATTCTCATTGGACCCGCAGGATTAGATGATGGCACTCATAACCTTTTGGGTGCGTTAAAAACCAGCATGGGAACTTTAGGAGCAAAAAATCTCAAAGAAATGCAGCAAGTTGAAGTCGTTATTGCTCCTTCTTTGTTAACCGAAGGCAAGGTTTATCAAAAAGCTCAACAGTTAGGCATGGGTAAATAA
- a CDS encoding RNA-guided endonuclease InsQ/TnpB family protein, protein MLLSIKTKLKLSQVQKIIMSKHAGIARFTYNWGLATWNSFVKDGLKPNKYILKKFFNNHVKHEFTWIKEKGVCQKITQYAFDNLGDAFSRFFSGKGGYPKFKKKGHHDSFTIDASGKPIPVGGKSIKLPTIGWVRTYEILPHTTCKSITISRTADSWFIAFAYEQKHEPTVKQHDVVGVDLGVKELATLSTGVVFPNPKHYKTNLEKLRRLSRKFARKNKGSNNRYKAKIQLAKHHSRVTNLRNNTLHKITTFLCKNHAKIVVEDLNVSGMLSNHKLSQVIADCGFHEFKRQLEYKAKKFGCEIIIADRWYPSSKTCSNCGHIQDMPLKERTYNCGSCGHSMDRDLNAAINLSRLAKP, encoded by the coding sequence ATGCTTTTATCCATCAAAACAAAGCTAAAACTAAGTCAAGTCCAAAAAATCATCATGAGTAAACACGCGGGAATTGCGAGATTTACTTATAATTGGGGTTTAGCTACTTGGAATAGCTTTGTTAAAGATGGATTAAAGCCTAACAAATATATCCTGAAAAAGTTCTTTAACAATCATGTAAAACATGAATTTACATGGATTAAAGAAAAGGGAGTTTGTCAGAAAATAACTCAATATGCCTTTGATAATCTTGGGGATGCTTTCTCTAGATTCTTTAGTGGGAAAGGTGGATACCCTAAATTTAAAAAGAAAGGGCATCACGATTCTTTTACTATTGATGCTAGCGGTAAACCTATTCCCGTTGGCGGTAAATCAATAAAGCTACCTACCATCGGATGGGTAAGAACTTACGAGATTTTACCTCACACTACTTGTAAATCAATCACAATATCACGAACTGCTGATAGTTGGTTTATTGCCTTCGCTTACGAGCAGAAACATGAACCAACCGTTAAGCAACACGATGTTGTTGGCGTTGATTTAGGGGTTAAGGAACTGGCTACACTCTCTACAGGTGTTGTTTTTCCTAATCCCAAGCATTACAAAACTAATCTAGAAAAACTGAGAAGGTTATCTAGAAAGTTTGCCAGAAAAAACAAAGGGTCTAACAACCGATATAAAGCTAAAATTCAACTCGCTAAACATCATTCTAGGGTAACTAATCTCAGAAATAATACTCTTCACAAAATCACTACTTTCTTATGCAAAAACCACGCAAAAATAGTAGTCGAAGATTTAAATGTTTCGGGGATGTTATCTAACCATAAATTGTCCCAAGTCATTGCTGATTGCGGTTTCCATGAGTTCAAAAGGCAGTTGGAATATAAAGCTAAAAAGTTTGGTTGTGAAATAATTATTGCAGATCGTTGGTATCCATCGAGTAAAACCTGTTCCAATTGTGGACATATTCAAGATATGCCACTCAAAGAAAGAACCTATAACTGTGGTAGTTGTGGTCATTCAATGGACAGGGATTTAAACGCTGCAATCAATTTATCGAGGTTGGCTAAACCTTGA
- a CDS encoding endonuclease MutS2 translates to MIQSETLELLEWHRLCQHLSTFAATKLGAIASLRLQIPTSQAASEQLLAQTKEVYQLETRLTAGLSFEGVQDIGDALERAELQGILAGDELLAIATTLAGARNLRRVIDNQEDLPILNELVADLRTYPELEQEIHRCIDERGQVTDRASQKLGEIRIELRKLRSQITQKLQNILQAKSGAVQEQIITQRGDRFVIPVKAPQKDAIPGIVHDTSTSGATLYIEPNSIVPIGNQLRQTIRREQAEEEAVRRVLTEQVAAVKPDLERLLAIVTTLDLATARARYSLWLEANPPRFINREEQEIITLRQLRHPLLVWQQQHEQGHAVIPVDLLISPNIKVVTITGPNTGGKTVTLKTLGLAALMAKVGLFVPAREPVEMPWFDQVLADIGDEQSLQQSLSTFSGHIRRISRILNALGKGDRGQVTGDREEEEEEEEGGAIDYAQSLVLLDEVGAGTDPVEGSALAIALLQYLADHSQLTIATTHFGELKALKYEDSRFENASVEFDEATLSPTYRLLWGIPGRSNALAIALRLGLKPEVIEQAKSQVGEATDEVNQVIAGLEAQRRSQETKAAEAQKILQQAERLYKEVSAKASALEEREQSLKASQEVAVQQAITQAKGEIAKVIRRLQQGTPTAQDAQQATNTLNQITQKYQPAPPPKQKIGFMPKVGDRIRLSQFGQTAEVLTAPDEDGEFSVRFGIMKMTVKLEDIESLDGQKPEPVTKPKPTPATVTPPPPTAPVIRTSYNTVDLRGKRVSDAEYILDKAISEAHGQIWIIHGYGTGKLRQGVHSFLQHHSRVSRFEAAEQADGGSGVTIAYIS, encoded by the coding sequence TTGATCCAATCTGAAACCTTAGAACTACTGGAATGGCATCGTCTATGCCAGCACCTTTCCACGTTTGCCGCCACTAAGCTAGGGGCGATCGCATCCTTGCGTCTGCAAATCCCGACATCTCAAGCAGCAAGTGAGCAGTTGTTAGCACAGACTAAAGAAGTCTATCAACTGGAAACTCGCCTGACTGCGGGATTATCTTTTGAGGGAGTTCAAGATATTGGAGATGCCTTAGAACGGGCAGAACTCCAAGGAATTTTGGCAGGGGATGAATTATTGGCGATCGCAACTACTTTAGCAGGGGCGAGAAATTTACGGCGTGTCATTGATAATCAAGAAGATTTGCCGATATTAAATGAGTTAGTTGCTGATTTACGAACTTATCCTGAATTAGAACAAGAGATTCACCGTTGTATTGATGAACGGGGACAAGTCACTGACCGCGCTAGCCAAAAATTAGGAGAAATTCGCATCGAATTGCGAAAATTACGCAGTCAAATTACCCAAAAACTGCAAAATATCTTACAGGCGAAATCAGGGGCAGTCCAAGAACAAATTATTACTCAACGAGGTGATCGCTTTGTCATTCCGGTAAAAGCCCCGCAAAAAGATGCTATTCCCGGTATTGTTCATGACACCTCAACCAGTGGCGCAACTCTTTACATAGAGCCGAATTCGATTGTGCCAATAGGCAACCAATTGCGGCAGACAATTAGAAGAGAGCAAGCAGAAGAAGAAGCAGTGCGCCGCGTTTTAACGGAGCAAGTAGCAGCCGTCAAGCCTGATTTAGAAAGGTTATTGGCAATTGTGACAACATTGGATTTGGCAACCGCTAGAGCTAGGTATAGTTTATGGCTGGAAGCTAATCCCCCTAGATTTATAAACCGCGAAGAACAGGAAATCATCACATTACGGCAGCTACGTCATCCCTTATTGGTATGGCAACAGCAACACGAACAAGGTCATGCTGTGATTCCTGTTGATTTGTTAATCAGCCCCAATATTAAAGTAGTCACAATTACTGGCCCTAACACCGGGGGAAAAACTGTCACATTAAAGACCCTAGGATTGGCAGCATTGATGGCCAAAGTGGGTTTATTTGTCCCAGCCCGTGAACCAGTAGAAATGCCGTGGTTTGACCAAGTATTGGCTGATATTGGTGATGAACAATCTTTACAGCAAAGTTTATCTACTTTCTCTGGTCATATTCGTCGCATTAGCAGAATTTTGAATGCGTTAGGTAAAGGTGACAGGGGACAGGTGACAGGTGACAGGGAAGAAGAAGAAGAAGAAGAAGAAGGAGGAGCAATAGACTATGCTCAATCCCTCGTATTACTTGATGAAGTTGGCGCGGGTACAGATCCGGTTGAAGGGAGTGCTTTAGCGATCGCCCTTTTACAATACTTGGCTGATCATTCCCAGCTAACGATCGCCACAACTCACTTTGGGGAATTGAAAGCCCTCAAATATGAAGATTCGCGGTTTGAAAACGCTTCGGTAGAGTTTGATGAGGCGACTTTATCGCCCACCTACCGCCTACTTTGGGGAATTCCTGGACGTTCTAATGCTTTAGCGATCGCCCTCCGCTTGGGGTTGAAACCAGAAGTGATAGAACAGGCAAAAAGTCAAGTAGGAGAGGCTACAGATGAGGTAAATCAGGTAATTGCCGGGTTGGAAGCCCAACGCCGTAGCCAGGAAACCAAAGCCGCAGAAGCACAAAAAATCTTACAACAAGCGGAACGTTTATATAAAGAAGTATCAGCTAAAGCCTCGGCGTTAGAGGAAAGGGAACAGTCTTTAAAGGCTTCTCAGGAAGTAGCCGTCCAGCAAGCAATTACTCAAGCTAAAGGCGAGATTGCCAAAGTAATTCGTCGTTTGCAACAGGGTACACCCACAGCCCAAGATGCCCAACAAGCAACTAACACTTTAAATCAAATTACCCAAAAATATCAGCCAGCACCACCGCCGAAACAAAAAATTGGCTTCATGCCCAAAGTAGGCGATCGCATTCGGCTATCTCAGTTTGGACAAACAGCAGAAGTTTTAACCGCCCCTGATGAAGATGGCGAGTTCAGCGTCCGCTTTGGAATTATGAAGATGACTGTCAAGTTAGAAGATATCGAATCTCTTGATGGTCAAAAACCCGAACCAGTCACTAAACCAAAACCCACCCCAGCCACAGTCACGCCACCACCCCCAACAGCCCCCGTCATTCGGACTTCCTACAATACCGTCGATTTACGGGGTAAACGGGTATCTGATGCCGAATATATTCTAGATAAAGCCATTTCTGAGGCTCATGGTCAAATCTGGATTATTCACGGTTACGGCACTGGTAAATTACGTCAAGGTGTTCACTCCTTTTTACAACATCATTCCAGAGTGAGTCGCTTTGAAGCAGCAGAACAGGCTGATGGTGGTAGTGGGGTCACTATTGCCTATATCTCTTGA
- a CDS encoding DUF3038 domain-containing protein, producing the protein MLKVMHSATDSATPNSQWEDLTKLPNPNVIQWENIKTQLDLVLLALETLTGIGSEAMISAATDLNLESRVPDRVALWRLRQSNPIRKGQGGRKKLDVEEARSLVLIICYLTKQHQELIRRAVGLLEQMAAKNREPHQVALLGDYIDAFCNTYQERMEEDEQISTDLLTHLALKLLIDLLFYSAPGGHRRLWLALIDRSAKI; encoded by the coding sequence ATGCTAAAAGTTATGCACTCGGCCACTGATTCAGCCACTCCCAATTCTCAGTGGGAGGACTTAACTAAACTTCCCAATCCCAATGTTATCCAATGGGAAAACATCAAAACCCAGTTAGACTTAGTGCTGTTGGCACTAGAAACTTTAACCGGTATTGGTTCTGAGGCAATGATCTCAGCCGCAACTGATTTGAATTTGGAGTCGAGAGTGCCAGATCGCGTAGCTTTATGGCGACTGCGACAGTCAAATCCCATACGCAAAGGTCAAGGAGGGCGAAAAAAACTAGATGTGGAAGAAGCGCGATCGCTAGTTCTGATTATCTGCTACCTCACCAAACAGCACCAGGAATTAATTCGCCGTGCTGTGGGGCTACTAGAACAAATGGCGGCAAAAAATCGAGAACCTCATCAGGTTGCTTTACTGGGAGATTATATTGATGCTTTCTGCAACACTTACCAAGAGCGCATGGAAGAGGATGAGCAAATCTCAACGGATCTACTTACCCACCTGGCACTAAAACTGCTAATAGATTTACTGTTTTACAGCGCACCTGGTGGACACCGCCGTCTCTGGTTAGCACTAATAGATCGTTCCGCAAAAATTTGA
- a CDS encoding DUF4335 domain-containing protein has translation MPLSNSVIRRYTPPTCTLEVLAQSSPLSRWMGKPVLKQLTFELRFDDPTLPEERRVPIRGDRDQLEALCDAVTTYVQEILQQSPESFGFSFSGLQDSTKVSNDTELTDFQQVPLLAKTSNSFTSQFSGSKIYLESNSHLTHNLYLGSLANQTSGTVIQLSLLQLFDLATALDEYAADVLALPMLNQSSSVVRFPTWVSVAAMFIIGVGLTPWTWQYASNLRQKQPQTAKIANSPESQVALQAPTSPNFPAPQPELSPSNNFSSLPLTSTPPLPPTSNLPTTTLPSPNSDFSTTTTNSPLAPNSLTSKQTSNLPQTEIPSVPGNSSVNIPNQQIAIQPNSSSSSNPAELGLPIKRDLPPRPSSIPAPLPPPLATLPPANGSNTIPQPYSPVTSQQSPARINSPATTSSEAGDTSSLVTRLRTPSQNLTPTEVSVNSSSTLFDTPQVAEAREFLKKRWQPPTGFTQTLEYSLMVGVDGSVERIDPLGKAARENFEMVGMPAIGEPFVSANRYGRNTRIRVLLSPDGKVQTFSESE, from the coding sequence ATGCCTCTATCAAATTCTGTCATTCGTCGCTACACACCTCCTACTTGTACGCTAGAAGTATTAGCCCAAAGTTCTCCTCTATCTCGTTGGATGGGGAAACCTGTACTGAAGCAGTTAACTTTTGAGTTACGCTTTGATGATCCAACTTTGCCAGAAGAACGCCGAGTGCCAATTCGAGGCGATCGCGATCAACTGGAAGCTTTATGTGATGCTGTCACTACTTACGTACAAGAAATTTTGCAACAGTCACCGGAAAGCTTTGGATTCAGTTTCTCTGGCCTCCAGGATTCAACCAAAGTATCCAATGACACAGAGTTAACAGATTTTCAGCAAGTTCCTTTATTAGCTAAAACATCAAATTCTTTTACATCACAATTTTCAGGGTCAAAAATCTACTTAGAATCAAACAGTCATTTAACACATAATTTATATCTCGGTTCTTTAGCTAATCAAACTTCTGGTACTGTTATCCAACTTAGTCTTTTACAACTATTTGATTTGGCAACTGCTTTAGATGAATATGCCGCAGATGTCTTGGCGTTACCAATGCTGAATCAAAGTAGTTCAGTTGTCCGCTTCCCTACCTGGGTTTCTGTCGCGGCAATGTTCATTATCGGTGTAGGTTTAACGCCTTGGACTTGGCAATATGCTAGCAATCTGCGGCAAAAACAACCACAAACAGCTAAAATCGCCAACTCCCCAGAATCACAAGTTGCCTTACAAGCCCCAACATCGCCTAATTTCCCTGCACCTCAACCTGAACTTTCTCCTTCTAATAATTTTTCATCTCTGCCTCTAACTTCTACTCCTCCATTACCTCCAACTTCCAATTTACCCACGACAACCCTGCCATCTCCTAATTCTGATTTCTCTACAACAACTACCAATTCGCCTCTAGCACCCAATTCTCTTACCTCAAAACAGACATCAAATTTACCCCAAACAGAAATTCCATCAGTTCCTGGCAATTCATCGGTTAACATACCAAATCAGCAAATCGCAATTCAGCCTAATTCTTCCAGTTCAAGTAACCCGGCTGAACTGGGACTTCCTATCAAGCGGGATTTACCACCAAGACCATCTTCTATTCCCGCACCACTCCCGCCGCCACTAGCTACTCTACCGCCTGCTAATGGTAGCAACACCATTCCTCAACCCTATTCACCAGTAACTTCTCAACAGTCCCCAGCTAGAATCAATTCTCCTGCAACTACCTCCTCGGAAGCGGGTGATACTAGTTCATTAGTAACAAGATTAAGGACTCCATCGCAAAATCTCACACCCACAGAAGTTTCTGTTAACAGCAGCAGTACACTGTTTGACACACCCCAAGTAGCAGAAGCCAGGGAATTCTTGAAAAAACGCTGGCAACCACCTACAGGATTTACACAAACTTTAGAATATAGTCTGATGGTCGGTGTTGATGGCTCAGTTGAGCGTATTGACCCATTAGGTAAGGCAGCTAGAGAGAACTTCGAGATGGTGGGGATGCCTGCTATTGGTGAACCTTTTGTTTCCGCCAATCGCTACGGACGAAATACAAGAATTCGAGTTCTTCTCAGTCCTGATGGCAAGGTACAGACTTTTTCTGAGTCTGAATAG